In a genomic window of Gossypium arboreum isolate Shixiya-1 chromosome 9, ASM2569848v2, whole genome shotgun sequence:
- the LOC108457380 gene encoding TLC domain-containing protein At5g14285, protein METFPFSSIPNLPLFFSMFLILYSIAYSIVFRNWSPKIRPEACSCFISLFHGTPAVFLATFAIFSDQNRGFSSPNTKTQNLVLDYSIAYFLTDLLHYLVFFPTDVLFIGHHLATLFVFITCRHVVFHGSYAILTLLILAEGTSFCQNVWTLASARRHDNQLAARVYSNLSPYFYAFYSVVRGIFGPFVLYQMGVFYSSGVADNVIPRWLWISWMCVVITAIGVSILWISNLWVELFKEKKAKLEKEL, encoded by the coding sequence ATGGAAACTTTCCCTTTCTCCTCAATCCCAAATCTCCCTTTGTTTTTTTCCATGTTTTTGATCCTATATTCGATTGCTTACTCCATTGTTTTCCGTAACTGGAGTCCCAAGATTCGCCCCGAAGCTTGTTCTTGCTTTATCTCCCTCTTCCATGGCACCCCAGCCGTTTTCTTAGCCACTTTCGCAATCTTTTCCGACCAAAACCGTGGGTTTTCTTCACCGAACACAAAAACCCAGAATTTAGTTTTGGATTACAGTATTGCTTATTTCCTCACAGATCTGCTTCACTACCTTGTTTTCTTCCCTACAGACGTCCTCTTCATTGGTCATCATTTGGCTACgctctttgttttcatcacttgTCGCCACGTCGTCTTCCATGGCTCCTATGCTATCCTCACTCTCTTGATTTTAGCTGAAGGTACCAGCTTTTGCCAGAACGTTTGGACATTGGCATCCGCTAGGAGGCACGATAATCAGTTGGCCGCAAGGGTTTATTCGAATTTGTCCCCTTATTTTTATGCCTTTTATAGTGTTGTTAGAGGGATTTTTGGTCCATTCGTTTTGTACCAAATGGGAGTGTTCTATTCAAGTGGGGTAGCTGATAATGTGATCCCTAGATGGCTTTGGATTTCTTGGATGTGTGTTGTTATTACAGCTATTGGTGTTAGTATCTTGTGGATTTCTAATTTGTGGGTTGAATTGTTTAAAGAGAAAAAGGCTAAATTGGAGAAGGAATTATGA